The following are encoded together in the Clostridium sp. BJN0013 genome:
- a CDS encoding distal tail protein Dit, translating to MSVRDEMTFNGKHSYKDFNVWLQEKKIQPPAKVKIKKTIPFMNGTYDFSTVGSDGDQVYGERKIQVKIGLPTKSKEELYIVYQLLLEWLEDTGRQELMFDNIPGFYFIAEVEEAPEFEETIRMGNLTINFIAQPFKVSTSYMGDDIWDTFCFLTDYTQYTNEFTINGSTTVTMYNNGRPITPTINCSSAMTLTCNGNTYNLNAGDNKVWGLKLQNGRNDLVFNGNGIAKIIFRWEVL from the coding sequence ATGAGTGTAAGAGATGAAATGACATTTAATGGGAAACATTCCTATAAAGATTTTAATGTATGGCTCCAGGAGAAAAAAATTCAGCCTCCGGCCAAAGTAAAAATAAAAAAGACTATACCTTTTATGAATGGAACTTATGATTTTAGTACTGTTGGGAGTGATGGAGATCAAGTATACGGGGAAAGAAAAATACAAGTTAAAATAGGGCTACCCACTAAAAGTAAGGAAGAATTATATATAGTATACCAACTTTTACTTGAATGGTTAGAAGATACAGGAAGACAGGAATTAATGTTTGATAACATACCTGGCTTTTATTTTATTGCAGAAGTTGAAGAGGCTCCAGAATTTGAGGAAACTATAAGGATGGGTAATCTAACAATAAATTTTATAGCGCAGCCATTTAAAGTTAGTACCTCTTATATGGGTGATGATATATGGGATACATTCTGTTTCCTTACTGATTATACACAATACACAAATGAATTTACTATTAATGGTTCTACTACAGTAACCATGTATAACAATGGTAGACCTATAACTCCTACAATAAATTGTAGCTCGGCCATGACTTTAACCTGTAATGGTAATACCTATAATCTAAATGCCGGAGATAATAAAGTCTGGGGGTTGAAACTCCAAAACGGTAGGAATGATCTAGTATTTAATGGTAATGGTATAGCAAAAATAATATTTAGATGGGAGGTGCTATAG
- a CDS encoding SGNH/GDSL hydrolase family protein, producing MADSIQFRRGLRNAVSPLPVGMPGYIEDEQRLVIGNGDGTNAELPNKQDIDNVNSQMADKAQDSDDNRTTTDKTVTGAINELNNNKVEKTDLDSTNAAVESKAPQTQVDSLQVQLNTLVLAAGSESESYAEIVQARNNEDTMNDRITKIETGERIEFTGSAIEYGYRKRIPLKWISGQTVSGTTGAITTSASNVRSEPIYIPYTDCFVLSSESVLRSIYFHKYPNINCNAAEYQGNSGFYLTSDGASDSSITGKTVRTITPGYYIITGSIDLNTAAVKLYSGKSTIFDDINALISGIQSQITNGINGELLDSRKDTLGNTYTKVGDIIRTNSANTIELDAVLNIGYKAEIKPIWKAKGLYEDTGAEVTDDANICTDFLSFPFVELMMTYNVKTVVKILKYTTSKVFVGMATNAYVYGDAGTPLKVTLEVGYLYRFKMNSSYDISQFHIYCGVSDIEKRIKLLETNPTKFSDWKDKKWISYGDSHVSSGNNLATGTWQQQVHDYFGFAEHLGCGVGGSPVQWTDTTFGWNDIQHPAGWCSWERIKAQMTMAAPDLIFIMGGSNSFSLNGVDAPEGDFTWSTANTTDEEWISDGNAGDFGLTTFKGALSSVIIKIQKLYPNAVIVLGTMPNARGSNVDGSYPNLTATVVNALGFTERDYANWMKETAEYWGVEFVDFYGKCQANVFNRANYSTDSVHFNTDLGKKAISRVAIESLLSIMPYQS from the coding sequence ATGGCAGATAGTATCCAATTTAGAAGAGGATTAAGAAATGCGGTAAGTCCTTTACCTGTAGGTATGCCTGGGTATATTGAAGATGAACAACGACTTGTGATAGGTAATGGTGACGGAACAAATGCAGAGCTTCCTAATAAGCAGGACATAGATAATGTTAATTCACAAATGGCAGATAAAGCGCAAGATAGTGACGATAATAGAACTACAACAGATAAGACTGTGACAGGTGCTATTAATGAGTTAAATAATAATAAAGTTGAAAAAACAGATCTGGATTCAACTAATGCAGCAGTTGAATCTAAAGCTCCTCAGACGCAAGTTGATTCATTACAAGTGCAATTGAATACTTTAGTATTAGCCGCTGGTTCAGAAAGTGAAAGCTATGCAGAGATTGTACAGGCAAGAAATAATGAGGATACAATGAATGACAGAATTACAAAGATTGAAACGGGCGAAAGAATAGAATTCACTGGTTCGGCTATAGAATATGGCTATAGAAAAAGGATTCCGCTAAAATGGATTAGTGGACAGACGGTAAGTGGCACAACTGGCGCAATTACAACTTCTGCTTCAAATGTTCGTTCAGAACCGATATATATACCATATACCGATTGTTTTGTACTCAGTTCTGAAAGTGTATTGCGTAGTATATATTTTCATAAGTACCCTAATATAAATTGTAACGCCGCAGAATATCAAGGTAATAGTGGTTTTTATCTAACAAGTGATGGAGCGAGTGACTCAAGTATAACAGGAAAAACAGTACGGACAATAACACCAGGATATTATATTATAACTGGTTCTATTGATTTAAATACAGCGGCAGTAAAATTGTATTCCGGAAAAAGCACGATTTTTGATGATATTAACGCTTTAATCTCAGGTATACAATCTCAGATTACAAATGGTATTAACGGAGAATTATTGGACTCAAGAAAAGATACATTAGGTAATACTTATACAAAAGTAGGGGATATAATAAGAACTAACTCAGCTAATACAATAGAACTTGATGCGGTTTTAAATATAGGTTATAAAGCTGAAATAAAACCTATATGGAAAGCAAAAGGTTTGTATGAAGATACCGGAGCGGAAGTAACAGACGACGCAAATATATGCACCGACTTTTTATCATTTCCGTTCGTTGAACTTATGATGACTTACAATGTAAAAACAGTTGTAAAAATATTGAAATATACAACATCAAAGGTATTTGTTGGCATGGCAACAAACGCCTATGTGTATGGTGATGCTGGAACACCATTAAAAGTTACATTAGAAGTTGGGTATTTGTACCGTTTCAAGATGAACTCATCATACGATATTTCACAATTTCATATATATTGTGGCGTTTCTGATATAGAGAAAAGAATAAAATTACTTGAAACCAATCCAACAAAATTTTCCGATTGGAAAGATAAAAAATGGATATCCTATGGTGATTCTCATGTAAGTTCTGGTAATAACTTAGCGACAGGTACATGGCAACAACAAGTACATGATTATTTTGGATTCGCGGAACATTTAGGTTGCGGTGTTGGAGGTTCACCTGTCCAATGGACAGATACTACTTTCGGGTGGAATGATATACAACACCCTGCGGGATGGTGCTCGTGGGAAAGGATAAAGGCGCAAATGACTATGGCTGCTCCTGATTTAATTTTTATTATGGGTGGGTCAAATAGTTTTTCGCTTAATGGTGTTGATGCTCCAGAAGGAGATTTTACATGGAGTACAGCAAATACTACTGATGAAGAATGGATTTCAGACGGAAATGCAGGGGATTTTGGTTTAACAACATTCAAAGGTGCTTTATCTTCTGTGATTATTAAAATTCAAAAATTATACCCCAATGCTGTAATTGTCTTAGGCACTATGCCTAACGCTAGAGGCTCAAATGTGGATGGTTCTTATCCAAATTTAACTGCTACAGTAGTAAATGCCTTAGGATTTACTGAGAGGGATTATGCAAACTGGATGAAAGAAACTGCTGAATACTGGGGCGTTGAATTTGTAGATTTTTACGGAAAATGCCAAGCTAATGTATTTAATAGGGCTAATTATTCAACCGATTCAGTGCATTTTAACACTGACTTAGGTAAAAAAGCAATTAGCAGGGTTGCAATTGAAAGTCTATTATCTATAATGCCTTATCAAAGTTAA
- a CDS encoding phage tail spike protein yields MYKITLINNGLETIVHYPDPEAPKVLDPHLNLKRSLAGSLAFSLPWNNPGYNLTTRFVTKVRCVDLRDDKEIFSGRVFSTKPSMTENEEFKKDIVCEGKMNYLHDTIVQSAIYEDKTPEEVITTFLNDHNVQVEDYKKVQPGIIDVEDWLFFTTDFETTLEAIQKYCVDENKGFLRFRAENGMNYLDYMANPPQDKIADISLGENLKSLTIDDSQVFGTRIVPVGANGLTIERINNGKNYIEDSAAVAKYGIIYKKADYSDIDDDEQLKTECEADLSQYTQPAGALDISALDLSTLTNTSVDSIDTATSVHIKCPILGVDDTYKVVELDADLTKPWDPKLTISNKPASLTDTIGDIQSNSINRMATYGGVQLGYKYGIRVVSHDKSVEILLNGQEGILITKDSI; encoded by the coding sequence GTGTATAAGATAACTTTAATAAATAATGGTTTAGAAACTATAGTACATTATCCGGACCCGGAAGCCCCAAAAGTTCTAGATCCACATTTAAATTTAAAAAGAAGTCTTGCTGGTAGCTTGGCTTTTTCTCTTCCCTGGAATAATCCAGGATACAATTTAACAACCAGATTTGTAACTAAGGTAAGATGTGTGGACTTAAGGGATGATAAAGAAATATTTAGTGGCAGAGTCTTTAGTACTAAACCAAGTATGACAGAAAATGAAGAATTTAAGAAAGACATTGTATGTGAAGGGAAAATGAATTATCTCCATGATACTATTGTGCAGAGCGCTATATATGAAGACAAAACTCCAGAAGAAGTTATAACTACTTTCTTAAATGACCACAATGTACAAGTTGAAGACTATAAGAAGGTTCAACCTGGGATTATAGATGTAGAGGACTGGCTGTTCTTTACTACAGACTTTGAAACAACTCTGGAGGCTATACAGAAATATTGTGTTGATGAAAATAAAGGTTTTTTGAGATTTAGGGCTGAGAATGGAATGAATTATCTGGATTATATGGCCAACCCTCCACAGGATAAAATTGCCGATATCTCCCTTGGTGAAAATCTAAAGAGCCTAACCATAGATGACAGCCAGGTGTTTGGTACAAGGATAGTCCCTGTGGGCGCAAATGGCCTTACGATAGAGAGAATAAATAATGGCAAGAACTATATTGAGGATTCTGCCGCAGTTGCAAAATACGGGATAATCTATAAAAAAGCAGACTACTCAGATATTGATGATGACGAACAATTAAAAACAGAATGTGAAGCGGATTTAAGCCAATACACACAACCCGCGGGAGCTCTTGACATATCCGCACTTGATTTAAGCACACTTACAAATACTTCTGTTGATAGTATAGATACTGCAACATCAGTTCACATTAAATGCCCGATTTTAGGTGTGGATGATACTTATAAGGTGGTAGAGCTAGATGCTGATTTAACTAAACCCTGGGACCCTAAACTAACTATAAGTAATAAACCTGCAAGCCTGACGGATACTATAGGGGATATACAGTCTAATAGCATAAACCGGATGGCTACTTATGGTGGTGTTCAATTAGGATATAAATATGGAATTAGAGTGGTTTCTCATGACAAGTCTGTGGAAATACTTCTAAACGGGCAGGAAGGTATTTTGATAACCAAAGACAGTATATAG